The segment TGCCATGCTTAACCACCGAGGTTTCCTTTGCCGAAAACGACGTGACTGTCACGGTGACCTTCGTCGACGAAGACGCGACGGATTCGTTGCTGGATCAAATCGTCGAACTGATCGGAGACATCTTCCCTGCCGGCGACGATTCACAACCCGTCGAGTTCCAAGATTCCCGATTTGGACGTCTCATTTTTCGTGATGAATACTCATGGTTTGAGGGATCTTTCGAGCTACCAGAAACAGGCGATACCGTGGACCTCTTCCTTGATTCAGCTCCAGAAGCACCGAATCAAGCATCTATTGACCGTGCCAAGCAGATTACAGACGAATGGCCACAACGCAGATCAACTATTCTCGCACGAATCACGGACAATCTATTGGACCTTTACAACAAAGAATGGCGGAAACTGGACGAGAGCGACGAAGGCCCATTGGATGCCGGCAGATTTTCCGATCGATTATCATTGTGCTCGTTGGCGATAGATTCCGAACAATTCGTGACCTTGGGGTTTCACGCTGACGGGATGTTTACAGACCATGGCGTGACCGCAACGGTTTCCACTGAAGATGAGATTGACGCTTGGGTGGACTAGCTGAGATCGGGACTGGGGTAACCATGGGTTGCAACGGAGGCCGCGAGTTGACGTTTTTAAAGTGGTGAGTCGCTCGCGCGGCCCCGCTGAACCCTACCGTTATCCGACTGAAATCCATGCCGTTTCACCCATGACTTCACGGTTGCCCCAGAACGAACGCACCGTTCACGCCTCCAGCGTTTCTTGGCGCAAACGTGCGATTCGCATGCTGCTGTCAATCGGCGTAGCGTGTATCATTGTGTCTGTTTTGGCTGTTGGGACTGCGTCGGAATCGCCTTCGGGATCACCGGCAGGATGGCT is part of the Rhodopirellula halodulae genome and harbors:
- a CDS encoding DUF2262 domain-containing protein, with translation MLDQIVELIGDIFPAGDDSQPVEFQDSRFGRLIFRDEYSWFEGSFELPETGDTVDLFLDSAPEAPNQASIDRAKQITDEWPQRRSTILARITDNLLDLYNKEWRKLDESDEGPLDAGRFSDRLSLCSLAIDSEQFVTLGFHADGMFTDHGVTATVSTEDEIDAWVD